One window of the Podospora pseudocomata strain CBS 415.72m chromosome 7, whole genome shotgun sequence genome contains the following:
- a CDS encoding hypothetical protein (EggNog:ENOG503NZCH; COG:S): protein MDSSQLRQQIQVPAFNFENPENQFGREITSPHPTPVVTMNGGTVPPKTDAMTAPQGMWTTPTSQGMRPRPATIHEGFSYCVAEPYEGLPSWDSSSLQMQQTPSDGMSSRPISMHQDFYPATTLESNSWPQKPCDDHFEIHGLEPEMNIGQAYTTDEANPIIDLRYPGQQVEGDSNNFEHGLNPRRMSGSSFTVSTSGGMSEMPPYEDFSTTLSEAPSFSSEYPPPSNRNSMISSTQLSPVASPRMTPQSRSELVRTQSRGRASPSPRPGVRAAPYSVESARNKRWSTGSYGTANRRPSPFVYHPHDVFNQHNRMSSRHSSPTIGHGPLPLNYGNLQAAQQHPYLMSNAPAFQRNSMLLPTQLPSHVFHHDTHHHHPHQFENAPPLLSHGLFRMLQSNADPHSLHSHYADLSDPPDLYASLQEEQIPPPPEDMNPPDPDLIPHEQELRFEGDLYTPRWVRGHGNKREGWCGICKPGRWLVLKNSAFWYDKSFTHGISAATGSPFQEPQDTRRMDGNPDVWEGLCGSCNEWIALVSSKKKGTTWFRHAYKCHTHPKIKDAPKRRRESSNTRALAATNMAKPATNPLTPQMTPQVSTTNTPAPAPLQSQPQHQTQQALEQALDQRQTPTPVQSQHPPHGPSPPPPTQHQQQPQGQQPHTMPSQQHQQYNQHQQSHPPPQPVIQLQPPPVRHFHRHLPPHLQLHPTSAPPQPPRTAIMSPIPPMVPMDGFANMI from the exons ATGGATTCATCCCAATT ACGGCAGCAAATCCAAGTACCAGCGTTCAACTTCGAAAATCCCGAGAACCAGTTTGGCAGAGAGATCACATCGCCCCATCCTACACCTGTCGTCACCATGAACGGTGGCACCGTGCCTCCAAAGACCGACGCGATGACGGCACCGCAGGGAATGTGGACAACACCGACATCCCAGGGAATGAGGCCCAGGCCTGCGACTATTCACGAAGGCTTCTCGTACTGCGTGGCGGAGCCGTACGAGGGTCTGCCATCTTGGGACTCGTCATCTTTGCAAATGCAGCAGACACCTAGCGATGGCATGTCGTCGAGACCTATCTCTATGCACCAGGACTTCTATCCGGCGACTACATTGGAGAGCA ATTCGTGGCCGCAAAAGCCTTGCGATGACCATTTCGAGATTCATGGGTTGGAGCCCGAGATGAACATTGGGCAGGCTTACACCACTGACGAGGCGAATCCCATTATTGACCTCAGGTATCCTGGTCAACAGGTGGAAGGCGACTCGAACAACTTTGAGCATGGGTTGAACCCTCGCAGAATGTCTGGGTCGTCTTTTACCGTGTCCACGTCGGGCGGCATGTCAGAAATGCCTCCCTACGAGGATTTCTCCACGACCCTCTCCGAAGCGCCTTCCTTCTCGTCTGAGTACCCGCCGCCGTCCAACCGAAACTCGATGATTTCATCTACGCAACTGTCTCCTGTCGCTTCCCCACGCATGACACCTCAGAGCCGGTCAGAGTTGGTTAGAACTCAAAGCAGAGGGCGcgcatccccttctccacgACCTGGAGTTCGCGCGGCCCCTTACTCGGTGGAAAGCGCCAGGAACAAGAGGTGGTCGACTGGTTCATACGGGACGGCGAATCGGAGACCTTCCCCCTTTGTGTATCACCCTCATGACGTTTTCAACCAGCACAATCGGATGTCGTCTCGCCACTCGTCACCTACTATCGGACacggccccctccccttgaACTACGGCAACCTCCAGGCAGCGCAGCAGCACCCCTATCTGATGAGCAATGCGCCGGCATTCCAGAGAAACAGCATGCTTCTGCCCACGCAACTTCCGTCTCATGTCTTCCACCATGACacgcatcaccaccatcctcatcagtTTGAGAACGCGCCCCCCCTGCTCTCACATGGACTTTTCCGCATGCTTCAAAGCAATGCCGACCCCCACTCTCTCCACAGCCACTACGCTGACCTTTCTGACCCCCCTGATCTGTATGCTTCTCTTCAGGAGGAGCAGattcctccaccgcccgAAGATATGAACCCACCCGACCCAGACTTGATCCCCCACGAGCAAGAGCTGAGGTTTGAGGGTGACTTGTACACCCCAAGATGGGTTCGCGGACATGGTAACAAGCGGGAAGGATGGTGCGGCATTTGTAAGCCTGGAAGGTGGCTTGTCCTGAAGAACTCTGCTTTCTGGTACGACAAGAGCTTTACTCATGGCATCAGTGCCGCAACGGGTAGCCCATTCCAGGAGCCTCAAGACACGAGGCGCATGGATGGTAACCCTGATGTCTGGGAAGGACTGTGCGGCAGCTGCAACGAATGGATTGCATTGGTGAGCagcaagaaaaagggaaCGACCTGGTTTAGACATGCCTACAAGTGCCACACGCACCCAAAGATCAAGGACGCACCCAAGCGCAGAAGGGAGAGCAGCAATACCCGTGCTCTGGCGGCCACCAACATGGCAAAGCCGGCAACCAATCCGTTGACGCCCCAAATGACACCACAGGTGTCGACGACAAACACTcctgctcccgctccccTTCAGTCGCAGCCTCAACACCAGACTCAACAGGCTCTGGAACAGGCTCTGGACCAGAGACAGACACCAACCCCAGTTCAAAGCCAACACCCGCCACATggtccttctcccccgcctcctacgcaacaccagcagcagcctcaggggcagcagccgcaTACTATGCCgtcgcagcagcaccaacaatacaatcagcatcagcagagccatcctccaccgcagCCAGTCATCCAGCTGCAGCCTCCGCCGGTCCGTCACTTCCACCGACACCTCCCACCTCACCTTCAGCTCCACCCGACGTCAGCTCCTCCGCAGCCTCCCAGAACAGCCATCATGAgccccatccctcccatgGTTCCCATGGACGGCTTTGCGAACATGATCTAG
- a CDS encoding hypothetical protein (EggNog:ENOG503NYR5; COG:S), producing the protein MSGDQPVSSFGDPDAQPPTPKQTPTLSIFPSPRFETPKNNAGRFDEPGGWTPHFAEDYSVFNSTPGNLRGSQHPFPDFGPATPYLGSARKRTLSTGETFSPTTNLQLPSVEPSEILRSSPSQLSTPTFQQLTPTSRNSDTAEKTSKKVRRGTVVEQSQGQTATPPPSGRKGERKLAPKHDTSAMQNDQGYGHPDFLATAQPQMGNFVTNPGDMFSYPLSAPAAGPGYAPQRSFWDQDPNMGGMEVDFSANGANGGDMFQNQTHQPLTPVDWANANLMQAQDAMVGHENGHVTTGNHQAPLISQAPMPALVTSAPEQAMFAVDYSTTMEDNFGMNSSGGAVNPGLIFSRPQSANMDAISHDQSMQVPIAPRPQTSQDFVQPTSRAPSAQRIVTTSRGELRRSSSTRTVPSSRPDRALASSPIKSVGRPGLSRSFSENRGKKQSSRPALPTLAPAPRPQSQLVSNAGVGANRPIISQPSRPSGRTSPLKSQQHSRLSSLTSIPETSGPRMRTQAKFTIDANGRARVETTVVVETEEPTSARKRQGSQDGSQRRRWTPSDEEDDSSSTDDEGPIIIPSRNTSFALPDPVKPSIVHPFHRASHTGSSYSASFQHQDDDSDGETVVNVNDLTPTGKVAGDAISELQKVREARQRSGQWPPSSAPKVRRSFSGVGGSGSASFGNHQQGGYRGSYNNSSLSPASMTEGSLPTPTGERGGGMRCVCGRGEVGRNELLVQCQSCEMNLHERCVNATETSIYICSFCANVTTGHPVRGGGGGRVREREGDRERGRYHGHGHVRVGGGVSGLGITSPLAHKNFKSFR; encoded by the exons ATGAGTGGGGATCAGCCAGTTTCCAG CTTTGGCGACCCAGACGCTCAGCCGCCCACCCCtaaacaaacaccaacatTATCGATTTTCCCGAGTCCTCGTTTCGAAACACCAAAGAACAACGCGGGACGATTCGACGAGCCTGGAGGCTGGACTCCTCATTTTGCCGAGGATTACTCCGTCTTCAACTCGACCCCGGGGAACCTGAGGGGCAGCCAGCATCCCTTTCCCGATTTTGGTCCAGCAACCCCATACCTTGGTTCGGCCCGCAAACGGACGTTGTCTACTGGGGAAACGTTttcgcccaccaccaacttgcAGCTACCGTCTGTGGAACCGTCCGAGATCCTACGATCCTCTCCGAGCCAActatcaaccccaaccttTCAACAGTTAACTCCCACCAGCCGAAATTCAGATACTGCTGAGAAGACTTCAAAGAAGGTGCGGCGTGGAACAGTGGTTGAGCAATCTCAGGGACAAACAGCAACCCCGCCGCCCTCTGGCCGGAAGGGTGAACGGAAACTCGCTCCCAAACACGATACGTCCGCCATGCAGAATGATCAGGGCTACGGCCACCCAGACTTTTTGGCGACTGCCCAGCCACAAATGGGCAACTTCGTGACCAACCCTGGCGACATGTTTTCTTATCCCTTATCAGCACCGGCTGCCGGTCCAGGATATGCACCACAGCGGTCGTTTTGGGACCAGGATCCCAACATGGGAGGGATGGAAGTTGATTTCAGTGCCAATGGCGCCAATGGTGGCGATATGTTCCAAAACCAGACACATCAACCTCTCACCCCAGTCGACTGGGCAAATGCCAATCTGATGCAGGCACAGGACGCCATGGTCGGTCATGAAAACGGTCATGTTACTACTGGAAATCACCAAGCTCCCCTTATATCACAAGCGCCCATGCCTGCCCTCGTAACTTCAGCCCCCGAACAAGCCATGTTCGCGGTTGATTATTCCACGACCATGGAAGACAACTTTGGAATGAACAGTAGCGGCGGCGCGGTAAACCCCGGGCTCATCTTCAGCCGGCCGCAGTCAGCCAACATGGATGCAATCTCTCATGACCAGTCTATGCAAGTCCCTATCGCACCTCGCCCTCAAACGAGTCAAGACTTTGTCCAGCCAACGAGCAGGGCACCATCAGCGCAAAGAATAGTGACAACCTCCCGAGGCGAGCTTCGTCGTTCGTCAAGCACGAGGACCGTGCCTTCAAGCAGACCAGACCGAGCTCTGGCTAGCTCACCAATCAAGTCGGTTGGACGACCTGGCCTCTCGCGAAGCTTCAGCGAAAATAGAGGGAAGAAGCAGTCGAGCCGACCAGCGCTGCCCACTCTTgccccagctcctcgtccacAATCACAACTGGTGAGCAACGCTGGCGTAGGTGCCAACCGGCCGATTATAAGCCAACCTTCCCGTCCAAGTGGAAGGACATCTCCCCTGAAAAGCCAGCAACACTCCCGACTGTCCAGCTTGACATCCATCCCAGAGACCTCGGGTCCAAGAATGCGAACCCAAGCGAAGTTCACCATTGATGCCAACGGCAGAGCAAGAGTGGAAACCACAGTCGTTGTAGAAACAGAAGAGCCAACCAGTGCAAGAAAGCGCCAGGGCTCTCAAGACGGCAGCCAACGTAGGAGGTGGACTCCCtccgacgaggaagatgactCTTCCTCTACCGATGACGAAGGCCCGATTATCATTCCTAGCAGAAACACCTCTTTTGCACTCCCAGATCCGGTAAAACCCTCGATTGTCCATCCTTTTCACCGGGCGTCTCATACCGGCTCGTCGTACAGCGCTAGCTTCCAACACCAGGATGATGATAGCGAtggggagacggtggtgaaTGTGAATGACCTCACGCCCACGGGAAAAGTGGCCGGGGACGCGATCAGTGAGCTGCAAAAGGTCAGGGAGGCAAGGCAGCGGAGCGGGCAGTGGCCGCCGAGTTCTGCGCCAAAGGTGAGGAGGTCCTTttcgggggtgggggggtcgGGGAGTGCGAGTTTTGGGAATCATCAGCAGGGGGGTTACAGGGGGAGTTATAATAATAGTAGCTTGAGTCCGGCTAGCATGACGGAGGGGAGTCTGCCGACGCcgacgggggagaggggaggggggatgaggtgcgtttgtgggaggggggaggtggggaggaatgAGCTGTTGGTTCAGTG TCAATCGTGTGAGATGAACTTGCATGAACGGTGTGTGAATGCGACGGAGACGTCAATTTACATTTGTTCGTTTTGTGCGAATGTTACGACTGGGCATCCggtgaggggtggtggtggagggagggttagggaaagggagggggacagggaaagggggcgttatcatgggcatgggcatgtgcgggtgggaggaggggtgtcGGGCTTGGGGATTACGAGTCCGTTGGCGCATAAGAATTTTAAGAGTTTTaggtga
- a CDS encoding hypothetical protein (EggNog:ENOG503P7K3; COG:S): MPPIPLHTNSPINPAKASGITPQTTPPNNDQPAPTKTTSLPPSAAPNNGPPPPQPGAVPHLPQPTSFPASSTGPAPPQPAAAPTTTAAPTYTPPPQSSIPPPELPYNQRGTSTAFTPATTTGAAVLPGPSPYETGGGQGYQQRADSGYQPGGGEENEEHGVLGSVMGYAKAAGEKLSEAEREVWRRINGEK; the protein is encoded by the coding sequence atgccccccattcccctccacaccaactcccccatcaaccccgccaaagcCTCAGGCataaccccccaaaccacccccccaaacaatGATCAGCCAGCACCAACGAAAACAacctctctccccccttcaGCTGCTCCCAATAAcggcccaccaccgccccaaccAGGCGCCgttccccatcttcctcaaccaacctccttcccagcctcctccaccggtcctgctccccctcaaccagcAGCCGCCCCAACCACTACCGCAGCACCAACAtacacaccccctccccagtccTCAATCCCCCCTCCAGAACTGCCATACAACCAGCGAGGAACCTCGACAGCTTTTACACCTGCTACAACGACAGGAGCAGCGGTGTTGCCCGGCCCGAGCCCTTACGAGACTGGTGGTGGGCAGGGGTATCAACAGAGGGCGGATTCGGGGTATCAgcctgggggaggggaggaaaaTGAGGAGCATGGTGTGTTGGGGAGTGTGATGGGGTATGCTAAAGCTGCGGGAGAGAAGCTGAGtgaggcggagagggaggtttggaggaggattaATGGGGAGAAGTGA